The Solanum lycopersicum chromosome 9, SLM_r2.1 genome window below encodes:
- the LOC138338512 gene encoding uncharacterized protein: protein MSQRGGPVTWEILKKAFLERFFPREMTEDKVEEFINLRQGGMSVLDNSLKFTKLSKYSPSFVSNTSEQMSHFLAGVSDYKIKECQFSMLHDNINLPHLMVYAQKVKGTRWRRMSTEAKKSKAYESGSSNGWLYIQYTPRLKRRFSRKVPTKFPKVCDDRVSNPMSQMGGGTGSSSNKLNCGKCCKKHYGDWLVGMDYLGFGSSGHKVKECLNFTKQDKGSGKDQTSCSNMYAPKKNRLYTLYSRGEQKSSPDMVTGM, encoded by the coding sequence atgTCACAAAGGGGTggtccagtgacttgggagatccTCAAGAAGGCTTTCCTTGAaaggttctttcctagagagaTGACGGAAGATaaggtggaagaattcatcaaccttcgtcaaggaggtatgagtgtactcGACAACTCTTTGAAGTTTACTAAGTTGTCGAAGTATTCTCCATCCTTTGTTTCAAACACAAGCGAACAGATGAGTCATTTTCTAGCAGGGGTGTCTGATTACAAGATTAAAGAATGTCAATTTTCTATGCTTcatgataatataaatttacCTCATCTCATGGTTTATGCTCAAAAAGTTAAAGGAACTAGGTGGAGGAGAATGAGTACGGAGGCCAAGAAGTCCAAAGCTTATGAAAGTGGTTCCTCTAACGGATGGCTTTACATCCAATACACGCCTAGATTAAAGAGGAGGTTTTCTAGAAAAGTTCCTACAAAATTTCCCAAGGTTtgtgatgatagggtgtctaaccctatgTCTCAAATGGGAGGAGGTACTGGTTCATCAAGCAACAAGCTAAATTGTGGGAAGTGTTGCAAGAAGCATTATGGTGATTGGTTAGTTGGGATGGATTACCTTGGGTTTGGCTCGAGTGGCCACAAGGTCAAGGAATGCCTAAATTTTACGAAGCAAGACAAAGGAAGTGGGAAAGATCAAACTAGTTGTTCAAATATgtatgctccaaagaagaatcgaCTTTATACACTCTACTCAAGGGGTGAACAAAAGAGTTCTCCTGATATGGTGACCGGTATGTGA
- the LOC101262557 gene encoding uncharacterized protein, with protein sequence MTFLGYVVLDNGVEVDPSKTKVVNNWPRHLTLTYIRRFLGLAGYYRRTCHLEFDVNDKLYLTISPMKGARKIGGKRKFSLRHDGPYEILQRAGEVDYELVLPTELASIHPFVHVSMLKKCFGDPASIMSVEGLRVDEDLSYEEVPFEILDRQVKRLRRKKVATMIKLWRNHLVEGDTLEAKAYMIFQNPNIFSS encoded by the exons ATGACCTTCTTGGGTTATGTTGTGCTTGATAATGGTGTGGAGGTGGACCCTAGTAAGACAAAGGTAGTTAATAACTGGCCAAGACATCTTACTCTCACTTATATCCGTAGATTTTTaggattggctggttactaccgcag GACGTGCcacttagagtttgatgttaaTGACAAGCTCTACTTGAcgatatcacccatgaagggggCGAGGAAGATTGGTGGGAAGCGGAAGTTCAGTTTGAGGCACGATGGGCCATACGAGATTCTACAACGTGCAGGTGAGGTGGACTATGAGTTGGTGTTGCCTACGGAGCTAGCTTCTATTCATCCATTcgttcatgtctctatgttaaagaagtgctTTGGTGATCCAGCATCGATTATGTCAGTTGAAGGTTTGAGGGttgatgaagacttgtcctatgaggaggttccttttgagattttagacCGGCAGGTGAAGCGTCTGAGAAGGAAAAAGGTTGCCACAATGATTAAATTGTGGagaaaccatcttgttgagggtgatACTTTGGAGGCCAAGGCCTATATGATATTTCAGAATCCTAATATTTTtagctcttga